From Centroberyx gerrardi isolate f3 chromosome 15, fCenGer3.hap1.cur.20231027, whole genome shotgun sequence:
CCTGTCAGAGAAACTCTGTATGGATTGTGTAACAGCTATGAAGCATTTGTTCTTACAGCTATCTCCCTGACTGATAACCAGAATGCATTCACATGTCATGGTTCAATCTCAGCAGCCAGAGGGCCAAATCAGTTATCTTAGATCATGGGTTTCAAGTAATCAATGGCTGATAAACTGACATCAGAggtgaaaaaatacatttgagaGGAAAAGTGAGCCAAGAAAATAAATCTATCATGTCAGAAGCAATTCTGGATGTAGCCAGCGTTAACACTTAATTGAAAAACTGCTGTGTGCATGAAGCGACATTATGATTCTTTAACAAAGTTACAGTATTTGAAGTACATGCAcactcatatatatataaagagtCTTACCATATCTGCAGCGGTACTGGCACACACCATCGCGGCCCCCCACCAGCTCCACCAGAGAGTCAAAGTATCCGTTGACAGTCTGGAAACTGCCTCTAATGGAGTTGAGCCCCCAACCAGAATCCTCTTCTTGGGCCAAGGGCCTGCCGAGGGACTGGTCCGCCTGGACCGCCTCGATCTCattcccctcctcctcagcagGTTCCTCCTGGGCCAGAGCTTCACCAGTGAGGGCCTCCACAGCAGGGGCATCTGCAGCAGGCATGTCACCCATCGTAGTGTCAGTGTCTGTCCCGGCTGGTTCCTCGGCCGCTGGGCTATCAGCTGCAGGTGTTTCAGCTACTACCTCATCACCAACAAGGGTTTCAGCGACGGGGTCCTCAGCTGCAGGGGAATCAGCTAGTGGGACATCCTCAGTTTGGGTATTGGACTCAGCTACTTGCTCTTCAGCTACAGGCTCATCAGCCACTGGTCTGTCCGCATCCAGGTCCACAGCTGCAGGAGCAGCTCCCACAATACCATCAGCACCCATGGgttcaacagcagcagtgtccACAGCGggggcctcctcctcctcgtttgCTTGGTAGTGGCCCAGAGTGGCACACATGCCTGAAGACAGGCAGAGGACGAGCAGGACCACAGTCCGGGGCAGCATGGTGTCAGGCTGGCAAGGACCCAAGCAAAGGAAGCGAGGTGTTGTTTAAAGTGTGAGAGGAGCTTACTCAGCACTTCAGGGAAGACGTTACCTAATGGGCGAGTTGAGGTGGGTTGGTCCAAGCCCACCTTTCGCCACAATAAAAGCCCAAAAACTTCACTAGCTGCAGCGTGTCTGTCTATGTCTATTGTTGTCCTTTCAACGACCCTCAGCAGACGTCTTTTCAACTTTCACTTTCGCCCCAAAACCGACGtgaacagacagcagacacagtCTTGTCAATGACTTTTCGACCAAAACACTCTGTTTCTACTGGCTCTATCTGTGAGCCACGGTGCAGACTTTGACCGCTGATTAGATCAGGCAGACAGCGAGGCACTCTGTGATGTTGGGGGCAAAGGTCACCCCCCATATCTCCAAAAGAAAGGGATAGCTTCTGTGAGCCCCCCTGATCTATTCATTCCCAACACTTTCAGTAGTTCATTAATCAGTCTGTGTAATTCTTGAACACATCAAACGAGTAATTTCATCACATTATTGTCAGCAAAGCTCTAATCGGATTCCTATGACTCAGAAGTCACAAGGAGCTTGAGCCCTGAGGAAAAGCTCTTCTTATTAATTTTAACACTCAGCACATCTGATGCTGGCATTTGGGCCTGTGACCTTTATCAAGACATCATGAACTTCAAATGATCTTCGTTGTGTTTTGATAaaggtcacagacagacacttcaACGCTGAATAAGTAGAAAGACAAACTATTCTTTTATTCAAATGGAATAATGACGATGAGATCATGGGGTGGTGATTGTGGATCTttcaaagtgaaaaataaacCATGGACATTTTGGGATATCCCCCTTTCAAGTGCAATCTCTAGTGTGTTGCTGCTGCCCTCTAGTGTTGGAGGAGTAATGTGCTCATTATGCTGTTGaaattgtgtgttttgtcctttttattGTAGCTCTGCGACAAACAAGGCCTATCTCACTGATAACACTTTTGGATTATGTAATGACTTAAAGGGGTATACcacacattttcagttttatttattcCTATGCCCTAGCTCAGTCTATATAAATTAATGTTTACTACTGTCTCCTGTAGCCAGAAATTGTCCTCATTTGTCCACTTAATGTGGAGTCACACTAATGCACAGCTCCATATAGAATCAAATAGAAAAAGGTGACTGTAACAATATCCAGGCTGATTATATGAGGATCAGGGTATATTTTCTGCTTTGAAACTGTACGCACTACAGCACTTATGTAGAGCTGGCTTGGATGTAAATTCTCCCGTTCTTTGTGATTGGAGTAGCTCCAGGCTGTACATGGGTAGGACATCACAAGTTATTTGTTTTCTAGCTTTAGGTGAAAGTtgttcatattcacaaataCTAATTGGACGGCCCTAGGCCCTTACAACACGTGAAGTGTCAAATAGGCTGCTGTTCTCCTTTAACTGCCAGCCAACTGGAATCGGCAGAGCCTGACATTCTCTATTTTGGAACATCTTGCATGTACATGTGATCACTGCCTCTGAGGATCTTgattaataaaaagaaaatgttgcaAACATTCATTGATAGCCAGCCATACAAACTGAGCAAGACATCATGTACTTTTGAGTTTGCAGT
This genomic window contains:
- the pla2g12b gene encoding group XIIB secretory phospholipase A2-like protein, whose amino-acid sequence is MLPRTVVLLVLCLSSGMCATLGHYQANEEEEAPAVDTAAVEPMGADGIVGAAPAAVDLDADRPVADEPVAEEQVAESNTQTEDVPLADSPAAEDPVAETLVGDEVVAETPAADSPAAEEPAGTDTDTTMGDMPAADAPAVEALTGEALAQEEPAEEEGNEIEAVQADQSLGRPLAQEEDSGWGLNSIRGSFQTVNGYFDSLVELVGGRDGVCQYRCRYGKAPQPRPGYQVPEPNGCVTSLGVFQVDGAIDLGIPAMTKCCDQLDMCYDTCGTSKYRCDSKFRWCLHGICSDLKKSLGFVSKVQACESVADGLYNTVWTLGCRPYMNSQRAACLCEGEEKDEL